TCTTGTTTCGTTTGTGGGTTTTGAAAGATGTACGAGGAGACACGTGGCGTCCTCAAGATCTTCTTGGAGAACGTGATTCGCTACGCAAGGAGGAAGACCGTGACGGCCATGGACGTCGTCCTCTATGCCTTGAAGAGGCAGGGAAGGACTCTCTCTCTACGGGTTTGGGGGTTAGGGgggggttttgtgttttgtatttGGTATGGGACTTCGGGAATTAGTCTTGCTGTCAAGAAAGTCCGATGGTGgtgtctttttgttttgtaattagAGGGGTGGTTCTATTTCAAATATGTGGGTTTTTAGGGTTTGGCTTTAggtttattttagttttagttcTACTTGTTTGTGAATCAAACTCTGAATTGCAAGTTATGAAGATTTAATGCAAACTAGTATGAATGGTTGCAATggattatctttatttttaagtgttatATTCATCAAAATAGAAAGTGCAAATGTAATTgtacgctccgtttgtttcaatggaaaaccttgtgtaaagatagttttccttattttccagcgtttggtagcataaaaaaagatgagttaaaggaaaattatctttagtcaacataaaaagtatagcttatttttggagattgttttccattaaatttttttggaaaacaactctatctcacagcaagctaaataagggaagttatgaggatgtttttcaactcatttaaagttactaccaaacattgaaaaatgaaatagttttatagaaaatactttttagaaaataactcattttctagaaaacattattgctgaaacaaacagagcggtAAAAGAAGAATATTGAGTTAGGCCCATTTTTTGGAGGATGTGAATGAGACATGATTACATACAATATATGTGATTTTGAGGGTAAGAAGCGGTCTTTGGTAGGGAACAAGTTTCGTTTGTTTTCCTATAATTCTGTTAAGTGAGTCTGACCTGTGGACTATTATTATGGTGTggtgttctctctctctctctctctctctctctgcaatgGAGAGGCAAAGAAAgtgatttttggggttttgattGACAAAAAGAAACCCAATTTGCTCTCGCTGTCAAGTGTAACTTCAATGCTCTTTTCACCCAAATAATAggagattatttttttgctccaacaataacaaccaataataacctgtcatttaaaatttgttataaaaatattgtggacatattatttttctaataaaatttcacCACATTTTTACTACCCAAATAATATGAGTTAGTTCTGTGCCTATAACAAAATTTCACCACATTTTTGCTAAtcaatctatatctatatatatatttaaaatctaAAGCCTAGCATTTATTGCTGCTAAGCTCCTGTTGCACCACCTCATCGCCACATCATTgccacataattattatttttcttatttatttttttggtcctatttttttataaaaaataaataaatagattattGACTTTAGACATTCATCTTGAGCAATTTTATGACATATAATTTTACCTTTTGATATTCATCTACTTTAGTTTAGAATttatttgtattctttttttttaacaaaaaaatataaataaattactgACTTTACACATTCATCTTCGGCAGTTTTAACAttatataaatagattattgaTTTTATACATTCATCTTGGGTggttttaatattatatataatttttcctttacaaatttatctactttaatttagatgtttataactAAATATTGAAATCAATGAAGAATAATAACCAAAAATAATGTCTACAcatatctataatatatataataatggaagtttggtaataaattttataaagttCTTTATGCACGATAGGTGGATCGGTCTAGTCATGATGTGTGTTACAACGGTCACTTATTTAATATTGGTGAATGGAGAACCAAAGGGACTAATTCATCCAAGCAGAAGCATCCAACAAGGAGATCCATTATCCTCATTTCTGTTCCTTTCATGCACAGAAGGCCTACACGGGCTCATCAGGACAGCTGCAAGATAAGGGAAAATAAGGGGGTTCTCTTTATGCAGAAGAGGACCAAAACTAACCCACttattttttgcaaatgataGTCTCCTGTTTTGTAGAGCAACACCCAACAAATGCAACGTGATCCTTGATCTATTGGCCTCCTATGAAAGTGTATCGGGTCAGAAAATAAACAGGAGCAAGACAACTCTCTTCTTTAGTAAATCTACTTCGGAAGATACTAAAGAAATTATTAGAAGCCTACTGGGGGTGCAAAAAATTCAgcattatgagaaatatttaggCCTTCCTTCATTGGTGGAGAAAGGCAAAAAAGCAAGCTTTAGCTACATCAAGGAAAGGGTGTGGAAGAAACTATAAGGGTGGGAAGGAAAATTACTATCACAAGCAGGGCGAGAGGTGTTAATTAAATCGGTAATTCAAGCTATCCCTTCTTTTGCTATGGGTTGCTTCAAAATTCCGATAGGACTATGTAATGACATTGAAGTGCTGATTAGAAAGTTTTGGTGGGGTGAAAGGGGAAATAGGCGAAAGATTCATTGGATCAAATgggatgaaatgacaaaatcaAAAATGGTGGGTGGAATGGGGTTCCGAGATTTGGAAATGTACAATGACTCACTTTTGGCACAACAGGCATGGCGACTTCTGACTAACAAAGACTCCTtgttctacaaaattttcaaagcaaGATTTTTCCCTCATTGTACCATCATGGAAGCGAAGGACTCAAGATCAAGCTCTTATGCATGGAAGAGTATCCTCCATGGCAGAAATGTAATACTAAGGGGGGCTAAATGGCGCATTGGCAACGGAAAAACAATCCAAATATACAGACACAGGTGGCTGCCTCAAAAGAACCACGATATGATTATGTCTCCGGTGGTGGAATCAATGGGGGAGGCAACAGTAGATGTCTTAATTGACACAGACACAAACAATGGAACAATGCCTTGTTGGAGGGCCTCTTCACCCCTCAGGAAGTTGAAATAATCAAAAATATACCCGTTGCCCGAAACGAAATGGAAGACAGTCTCTACTGGCCCTTATCACATGATGGCAAGTACACTTGCAAATTGGGATACCGCTTTCTAAAGGAAGAAGCAGAACCAGCTCTTGAAAGGACACATGGAGCTCTTGAAACCTAGTTGTGGAAGAAGTTATGGACGCTGAAAGTTTCGAACAAAGTCAAGAACCACGTATGGAGAGCGTGTCGTGACTCATTGCCCACGAAACAAAACCTGATGCAGCGTACTATCATCTCAAACTCCCTATGTGATCGGTGCAAGCAGCTCCCTGAAACAACGTTACATGCAGTGTAGGCATGCCCCAAATTGGATGAGGTTTGGACTGAATCGAATCAATGGAGTTTTTGCTGAAACATGAGGTTTATGGACTTCAAAAAGCTGCTCTCATGGGTGATACGGGAACAGAAGAATGTGGAGCTATTTGCAATGATGGTGTGGTCGGTCTGGACTCAGAGGAACCAAGTTCGACTCAATAATCCACACAGCACGCTGTCTCAAATTGCATCCTCGGCAAGGGCAAGATTGGACGAGTTTATTGCAGCTCAACCCACAGCAAATCTACCCCAGTGCAGCCCACGTGTCTCCTGGCAACCCCCTCCCTGTGATTTGTATAAAATCAACTTTGACGGTGCCACTTTCGAGCATGTAGGAAAGTCTGGTATAGGAGTTATAATTCGAGACTCATCAGGTGTGGCCATTGCTTCTCTGTCACAACTGGTTCCTCATGCTTACCAAGCAGTAGACATGGAGGCAATTGTAGCGACCAGAGTGCTGGAATTTGCAAGAGAGATTGGGATTACTGATGATATATTGGAAGGTGACTCATGGCTTGTCCATCATGCTTTAACAAGTAGTGAACAGTCCTTGTCTCCGTTCAGTCTGTTGGTGGAGAATGTTAAACTTTTTTCAACTAGATTTCGTACATTACTTTACTCTCATACAAAGAGAGAAGGTAACAAGGTAGCCCATGGATTAGTTAGACACGCAATTTATGTTTCAGATTATGTAGTGTGGATGGAGTTTGTTCCTCCACTTTCTTATGTTGTATTTCAAGCTGATTTAGCCaatattattcaataaaatgCTTAACAAgccaaattctcaaaaaaaaaaaaaaaaaaaaaattctttatgcaCGACATCTTAAGaatcttttcttattttttttgttttttttttttttgcaattctaactttttcaacttttcacCTTCTTCAACCATTGTCTTTATAGGTCAATCTTTCATCCctacaataattttttcttttcagttttcatttgATGttctttagattttaatttttttttctttatatcttCTTATATTCTACAGTTTTCACTTTGTTCAACCTTTTATCTACTTCCACCCTTTCTTTTCCATCTTAATTTTCATATGAATTTCTTCTTACTTCATTTCCACCTCTCCTCTATTCCTTCCAAGTTATCCACAACAAAAAGGTCaatactctctctttctccatttttttttcctgttttggtagatttttttttaattgtttcaaccactttttttttttctactaatggttctttttgttattgttgatttaattaTCACATCAcatttgtttatctttttggTAAATTTATATAGACTTTTATGCATATTTAGGCAATTTGGTATTCCTATTTCCAATCACAAgttcttttgctttatcccattggtttaatttgatttgggttaataattaattattttgcaagttagaatttgaattttttataattatcaatttagatgttaaactatgagactttactaatttttgtttattttttaatcctttaggggtggacaaagtactcttaaaaGTTGTACTAAAAGTACTCTATATGGCTTTTTATTCAGATAAAAGCAGAGGTTAATCAAACGAAAATAATCGAATGGTCGAACGGGTGACATATTTTAGCTTTtacaattgtattttaattattattaatattttatgacaatgcatatatatatatataaatataaatttaattcttagattttgctaataattgtttatttgataatatgttttgggtggacaaaattgcaatttttgcaaagaaaataaaattaatagattatcaacaacaaattattttcttaattggTCTAATTAATCAtcgttaagttttattaattttttagttatgaCTTTCAATGTTTTGGATTGTTGGGCAGAAAAAAtaaggtttgagaaagtttgtttaaaaaaaagagagtaattttcaaattttatattcttttttcatgattcacaaaatgttattagtaacttttattaaaaaaataaatattttcattaacttgCCTTTCGAATTTCtgagaaaaattatattgttttaattttggtacgacaaaatttatatttatgatttatgattattcttataataaataaaaatatgaatttccaaattaatatttatgatttatgattgttcttatattacatttatgattatgaagtacattactctttattaaattagtccaaattgtaaaaaataaatttaatgagatCACTCTAAATGATTATCACGCGCAACGCGCGGATTCgtgactagtatatatataaaagtagagacctcatgCAGCAAAGCATGAAGTTTTGCTATGTGGCACACTCTatgaagagaattgaaatactTTTAAGTCATATCatagataagaacaaatttaaaaatagagacactttatttcctttggttcaatatttcaatactactttttgttacattttttattcaatgttttaagactactatttgtttcatttggttcaatgttttaagacttttcttctctctcacacacaaaaaactaTTTGCATTTCCATTTACCATTCCCACTTTTACTCCTTTTTATACACATGCCTTTAACCCTTCATGCTATCtcatctcaaatacactcaaaCAAAAAACGATGTCATTTACTTTCAACCTTTCAATGACACCTATGTAACTCTGACATTGTGGTACCATTTAATTCTAACCCGTATGAGTAGGCTATGACAAAGGAAGGGAGCTTGTAGCATTTGTTATTCAGTGACAATAGCTTGCGATTTGATGTTGAAGTCAGACATTTTGGATTTTGTAAAGGTTGTAATTCGTTTTGAGTCTTTGGGTGTTTGGGATTTTGGTTTGGGAAAgtcataaatgtatttttttttttttaaaaaaactaaagaaaaagaaacattctaattgattatttatgaagttagctattttttttttcaaaaaaaaaaaaaagtgttagaaTTCATAATTTGTAGGTTTTTAAGTGCTATTTTATGAAATATGAGCCATAGTGATAaacaaggttgtcaaaatcgggatcttACATAGGATCGTGAGAGGTAGGTGGGATCGTAGATCGTATGATCAGATCATGGATCATAAAAtcctacattatttgagaaaaaataaaaaatacgcatttgtatgttaaataatcacataaattatacattcattgatataattaccatacatcaTTACATCCACTTGTAAGCATTATTTAAAGAggccaaaaatctcaaaatgtaACACTCTAttgggatattttttatttgggtccaaCTGACACTCTCTCTACATTAAAGTGGAAAGACTTAGTCTATTGggattttatttatcatttaagtCCAACTAAGTCTTCTgtcaaattaaagaaaattacaagaaaCCAAGGTCATTTAGGATTGTCAGAATCGTACAATCCTACCGATCTTGAATGATTGCAAAAATTCTTGAAAGATCCAGGTCGTTTTAGGCAGGTGGGATCATAAAATCGTAGGATCTAGATCGGGATTTTAATAACCAtggtgataaaaataaaaattgatgatgagtttaaattattttcagtttttttaaagggtacaaaagcccaaataaaaactattaaattttgataaatggatgtgtttttagccaatttttctttctttaatcaCGTTCTTTTTATGTTAGTACTTAcaaataatttctttaatttcattgagACAATTAGTTGGGTGTTTGCGATTGAGATCTCCATATTTGGTTTTGAGAATAGAGTGGTTGAAAAAGTGTGTATAGATGGACACTtcattaaagttttaaaaaaatagtataaaaaattaacctaaaactgttttcaaaaaaaaaaaaaaaaaggaacaaaaacaaaaaccaatcaaaattaatgagaaaataaacatatgagcaccaaaaaattaagaaaaaaaaataagatgagGAAGAAAGCTAACATGTCcagacaaaatcaaagaaagagaagaaaaaaaaaaaagccaaagccCGTTAGtaaacagagaaagaaaaaaatcaaaaggaaaaaaagaagaaaaaaaaaaagccaagcACTTCAGTAAACAGAGGAAACAgatcaaagggaaaaaaaaaaaaaaaaaaaaagccaacgcCAGTAAACAgagtaaaaaaatcaaagaaaagaagaagccaagaacgtaaacagagaaagaaaaaatcaaaggaaaagtcaaaagaaaaaaaaagaaaaaaaaaaagaagaagaagccaaaaaCGTTAAAAAAATATCGAGCAGTTTTGTTCAaatatttttctcacttttcactttaattttctttccaatttggagagattgtattttgaagggAGAGGAGAGAATACTTGTGAGCCCTACtacttttctctccccctctccctctcaaccaaacaatgaaaaatgacatttttcaccctattttcctctccatatttttcatccttcctgTTTTCACTCcactccaaccaaacataccctaagtgTAAAAGAAGGTTCTTGGATTCGGTTTCACACAGGTTTACCGAATTGGGGTTTTGACGAATAGTAAAAGGTTATGGTGTCCGTGTAGGCTTAATTTTGTATGATATAGAATGTAGTACCTTTTTCCTACTTTTGTCCTGATCTCAAAGAGAACTAGGGGTGAGTggagattatatatatatatatatatatatatatatatatatatatatatttcctccCTTGTCTGCCATTAATAGTACCTAGGAATAACGCCTATAGATACACCATAGATATAGCCATATAGGGTCAAAAGTACACTACCTAATCTTCTATACGTgtactcatatatatatatataatgaagggttgtgttaacggaTACCAatcggaatttttttttaatacttttttttgacataattttttttttgtctttttgtgtgtgtgtgtgtgtgtgcagtttatgtcattttttcagttttgtaggTATTATTTAGTgtattttttgactttttttgacagtttttttttttttttttttggtcttttttgcACTTAACAAGCACCAAGCAGTGCTTGTTAACATTCCCCTGTTATGAATATGTGGATTTTAAATTATGAGATAATAGTGGAAAattattggatatttttaaCAATCTCTCTTCTAGCCAAGtattcatataatttttatttaaaaatattagattattgagtaaatgatatttgaaaaattgtttaggtgatatctaaggattttagaggAAGTGTTAGGGAAAAGTTCCTTTTGATATGGCTTTTAGAGGTAAGTAACTTTATCCtaattgtgttttattttgcttatattaatgtatttttaactattgaaaattgtttataattgttagaatttttatttttattgtattactgatttcaagtaaaggattattacaaatatattttaatactgagtatatgatttttatattcatgcttgaataagagatatttttgttagaaactatgatttcatatatatgattattgACAATTTGACTATGAATTGATtatgatacccagccaatggtgGTTATTCATTGGTGCTCTGATATCCAAATTGATGAGGGTTATACATTGGTACTCTAATGCCAGTCACAGGGATATAACGTGACTatagtcataagattgttaagaGTATGAATTACGTTTaaatatttgaactattttgagtccttaaaactacatatgtgattttgaaaatgtttgaGTATTTGAGCCATTTCGAGTCATTAAAATTGCTTATGTATTTTTAGAACCTATTGTAAGTTATAGTTTTTGATATATAGAAAACTGACTActttctaaaccatctatgatatatttgtaagtttaaagtatgtgatttatttgcaatttattattttaagtctATGAAACTTCTTAGTTATGTTTGAAAACCCATAGTATGTTATTACTTTTGAAAACTCATATTACGTCTTATTACTTTACAAATCTATTACttgatagaacttattaggattttggttacttattgagttgtcagcTCACTCCCTTTTTTCCCTCCAATTTCAGATTGTGAAGAATAGCaaattttgggagttttgatgTTGTGTTGTAGGCAGGAAAAGAAACTTAGTGATTTTGGGATTGGATGGTCTTCTAATAGTTCTATATTCATTGGCCAATTGACATTATGTacatgaggtttggattttgttcctattaaattattggagatctattcataattttttttttgaggtattttggatttatttgatttaatttttgaggataaattttagttgttAAGAAGGCCTTGCACGCTTGTAAGATTCTTACTTTATAAGCATGCGGCGGTTGTCACGTGCCTATCTTTATAGTTGGGTTCGGGGCGTGACAAACACATGGTCTAATAGGACACAGCTAGTCAACCTTAACTAATAGCCTAATTAAATCTTCCACTTGCTGCAAGTTGAACAACAAACCTTCTTTTTTTACGAGTAATAATTATTAGAAACTAATGAATTATAGTTGCTTTGATACTTCAAAGTTCAACCTAATTAAAACAAActatttaatacaaaatatgaTATAACCGTAAAGTGCTATatgaaaaacattaatttttattgctttattggTTTGGAATACcataagttttctatttttcctCTTATTCATGAGTTCATGAGttctatattaattttagaaaaatgtaTTTTAGTATGGATAATATTTATGAATCTTTTATCAATCCAAATCTTTAATATAACTGCGTCAATTAGTTAGAGCGCTAACATTGactatactaaaaaaaaaatcataatttaacACATCAATTGGTGTGAAGATAGATTTAATTGAAATGGATTCTCATAAGCAAGAGATCGGAattagaagtaaaaaaaaaaaaaaaaaatcgaactTTGATGCTAAGATACAAAATCTAATGTAGGGTCAATCCTCTAATTTGTTTTACCTTGGCCATCCATGTTAAGATGAAACAACCGTCAGAACTCACACAGAATGGTCATCCAAAGCTACAAAATATCAACAGTGATTGCACTACAATGATGATACCTgctaagagatttttttttttttaacctataaAAACCAATATATAAACAATTTAGTAAAGATATGGTCAATTTGTAGATTTCTAACACTAAATTGAAACCTGAATTAATTTAGGCTAAAGTCAAAATCGGATgtttattatacatatataattatctcaaatggggggggggggggagaaaaaacgaacaaacaaacatgaaagtgcaaaaggatgaaaatactCAGCCAAAATTGGAAATTGACACTATttgccaaacaatataattagtaggcattattttcaaactatattttttactaacattttgagtttaaaatacTCGATTTTAGTATTCTGATTACGTCtgatgtgacttttttttttcacgtggtGTCTACTTGTAGATTTAGTAAAGATATGGTCAATTTGTAGATTTCTAACACTATATTGAAACATGAATTAATTTAGGCTAAAGTCAAAATCGGATgtttattatacatatataattatctcaaaggggggggggggggagaaaaaacgaacaaacaaacatgaaagtgcaaaaggatgaaaatactcgaccaaaattggaaattaacaCTGTTtgcaaaacaatataattagtaggcactattttcaaagtatattttttactaacatcttgAGTTTAAAAGACTTGATTTTAGTATTCTAACTACGTCtgatgtgactttttttttcacgtggcgTCTACTTAGAAATCGAgactctaagactcgatttataagcccacCATTTACAAAACAACTATAATGTTTTAAACACACCCTTTACAcattctcttcctctctcccCACTCTCTGTTTGTTCTCTCCTTTCTCTGTCTCGGTCCA
This portion of the Castanea sativa cultivar Marrone di Chiusa Pesio chromosome 7, ASM4071231v1 genome encodes:
- the LOC142644569 gene encoding putative mitochondrial protein AtMg00310 translates to MGCFKIPIGLCNDIEVLIRKFWWGERGNRRKIHWIKWDEMTKSKMVGGMGFRDLEMYNDSLLAQQAWRLLTNKDSLFYKIFKARFFPHCTIMEAKDSRSSSYAWKSILHGRNVILRGAKWRIGNGKTIQIYRHRWLPQKNHDMIMSPVVESMGEATVDVLIDTDTNNGTMPCWRASSPLRKLK
- the LOC142644570 gene encoding uncharacterized protein LOC142644570 is translated as MRFMDFKKLLSWVIREQKNVELFAMMVWSVWTQRNQVRLNNPHSTLSQIASSARARLDEFIAAQPTANLPQCSPRVSWQPPPCDLYKINFDGATFEHVGKSGIGVIIRDSSGVAIASLSQLVPHAYQAVDMEAIVATRVLEFAREIGITDDILEGDSWLVHHALTSSEQSLSPFSLLVENVKLFSTRFRTLLYSHTKREGNKVAHGLVRHAIYVSDYVVWMEFVPPLSYVVFQADLANIIQ